The Eriocheir sinensis breed Jianghai 21 chromosome 45, ASM2467909v1, whole genome shotgun sequence genomic interval GAGCCATATCAGTTTTTGGAGCAGAATTTACAGGTGCATGCCCTTACTAACCCCAACCACCTATTTTAAGTGGTGGCCCTAGCCTTTGTCCAAAAGAAAAGGCAAACCCTACAAGGCAGCAGGGGGCTATGATGTTTACCACCCACTATTTCACCCATAGCTGGGACTGGATGGCCATTGACTCTGATAAACATGAGTTCATTTGCCCTTAGAATGGTCTTGTTTTTCATCTACCTGGGggtccagcacaccctcctcactggtccaaaaaaataaaaataaataaacaaaataaataaataaaataaaaatagtggGGTCGCGGTTTAGTCGCCGACTACCTGACCATGCGGCTGGTTGTACTGGGTTACATGTTACCAGTAGCAGAGCACTACCTTAACTGCCCTGACCAGTCACTTACAACTTGTGTATAACTGTGGTCTTATCTATTTTTGGACAAAGTAAGGAATCCCATTGTaactcctacctccctcctcagGGTCCTTTGCCACAGCCACCTGCCAGAGGTGTGGGTGCAAGGTGGATGCCGATGCCATAAAGGACGATATATTCTCCCAGCGGATCCCCAAGTGTTCTCAGTGTgacgggatggaggaggaggcggcgccgGCGCCTGAGGTACAGAATACTACCTCCGAAGAAGTGGCCTCCACCATCCCTCAGCAAGACCCACCAGATAGTAGCATACACCTGATGCCCCACAGACCTCCAGGTAGGCTGCACTGCTGCTGTGTGACCTGCTCATCAAGTGGTTATGACTGCTGTTGGTTTATTTAGTCAATGTTGTCTTGTTGTTGCCATCATGTAATATCAACAAATGAGAGATTAAGAGCAAGGTAGTGACTAGACGGTATCATGAGAGCTGGCGGGGAttatccttcaggggtggacttgcAGACTTGGTATCATTGTTTGGGTGATGGTACCGTGCGCTCACTGGCCAATTCTTAACCTGTTCCAACGTGCATataattgactttgtattcctaccaaatCCCTTTTTGAGCTGTAAAGTAACAGATTGCACTGATAGAAACTAATGCTGCATATTAGTATATTGTAGGCTCAGGTACACCTTCAGAGTAGACATTTAACTTTTGTTCAACTAAATCAGCTTGAAGGAAATTTGTCCCAGACCAGAACACAACAGAATGAACACCTTATTACTGTTTTCAGATTCTCCCACATACACGCCTCAACCCATCATGAAGCCGGACATCGTTTTCTTTGGCGAGGGGCTGCCAGACGAGTTCCACGACAAGATGGCCGAGGACAAAGATGAGTGTGACCTCCTCATTGTGGTGGGGTCCTCCCTCAAGGTCCGCCCCGTGGCCTTGATACCTAGTAAGTAGCGCTAGACTGTTTTCTTGTGCGCTGTGCACTTCCAGCCCTCACAGACCTATTTGCCCCTCAGTCGaagtccttcctctctctgtaacATAGGAATTTTGTTCAGTCTATTATAAACATGTCCACTACATTTTGTGCAGTTTTTAGgactcctccttttttctctttcagctTATTTTCATGAAACCTTACAACTCAGCATTGTTCTGCCCACCTCCCAATGTGACCACTGGCATTGTGTCCACCTAGATCAGTGCCCTGGAATAACTGAACAACAGTTCTTGCTCCCACCCGCCAACCATGTTACTTCAATCCTGAATTGCGTGCACAAACATCATGAACATTAGTGAAATCAGTCATGTTCCAACACTTGAAACAGGGTTGTTAgatttttcgttctctttccaaATAATTATTACTGATTTATATTTCTAGTGTGCAGGTCTCCTCATGTGACTCCTCTGTTTCAGGTTCACTGCCCTCACACGTGCCTCAGATCCTCATCAATCGTGAGCCCCTCCGTCACCTAACCTTCGATGTGGAGCTGCTAGGAGACTGTGATGTTATCATAAATGAGCTCTGTCACAGGTAGGTACTGAGGCAGTCCACAGACACAGAACTTAGTACATGAAGAATGTAAAGCCAAAGCTATGAGAGACAGTCACTAATAGAGGGATGCATCAGGCAGCTAGGTGTTACATTTAGCTCAACTGTCATGTTGCAGGATTGGGGATAAAGTACAGTTCACTGAGATACTGAGTGacatttttattttagttttcatctttttttattcaaatttatcacTTATTTAAAAGGACGTTGGACTGGTTCTTTCATCAGAAATAACCCAATCTGTAACCGTTTGTTCTTTTTGAGGCAAGGATTAGAACTGGAACTTGCTTTTTCTTGAAGACTGGGTGCTCATTTTGCACATCAACATGCCACCTGCCATTTGAGCCCAGCTGACTTAGGATGTTTAGGAATGTCACAAACGATGTAGGGGTTAAGGTATTCCTGGTCATGttctgttttcttcatatcttatTGACAGTATATTTATCAATTTTTATCTCCACAGGTTAGATAATGGGTGGAAAGACCTTTGCTCTCAAGAACCGATGAACGAGATTCGTGAGCTGCCGCCGAGACCAATCCCAACAAGTGTCAATGGCGGCACGGGCAGCCCCGATGGGGAGGACGCCAACAGCTTCCCCGGGCCCTCCATGGTGGCCCCCCAGAATGCCCCGCACCCCAGGGATGAGAGTGACATTGAGGCACTGCGGGCATGCTGGGCCCCCAAGATCAGGGAGACCGTGGCTTCAAGGTTGCCAGGTGAGTAGAGTGTTTTATAAATGCAAGAAGTtccttgtcatcatcattatcaatgtATTCATCATCATTACTGCCATTGCATCTTCCAGGTTCTAGGGTTTAATTACATTACAAGGGAGCAACAACTTTTCATCTGAAAACCATAACTGAACACCTTGTGGTGTTACTATATTGACTTTTAACCAGTGAACAAGATGCTTgtagtgtgtgtgtacatttaaaCACTGAAGTGTGCTTAGAGAACTGTTTATTTCAGAAAACATGTTCCTGTACACCGGCACTCATAAATACATTTTCCCGGGAGCTGAGGTGTACTATGATCCAGATGATGAGTATGAGGAAACCAAGTCTGTCAGCTCAGACACTGACATTGACAACATTGAGGTGAGGGAAGATAGCCAAGAATCTTTCCACAGCACCCACACCAATGCCTCCACACACCACCCAAGGCAAGATGGAGAGTTCAGCCCCACAGAAACTCCGCACCTTTCACCCGAGGATGTGGACAGCCTGTTATCCGCTGCAGACAATGGTCAGAGCCAAGAGCCTGTTGAAGATTGGACTAGTCTGAACGCGAGCTTAGACACATCACTCGACTGTGACCATACTCTGACGGAGTTTGAGAGAGACAGTGCCCAGCACAGTGAGGACAGTGCCTCACACGCCAATGAGTCAACCAGTAAGAGGTGTTCGTCCCCCAGTGATCTATGACCTTCCTTCAAAAAAGAAATGAGGGTGTAGAGTGTTGTGGGATAACGTGTCTTCTCATGCACATTTTTAAGGGCTGACAATTCTGATGTTCTGGGGCTCCCACAAGGAGGCCCAGGGAATGGCAACCAGCCTTACAAGAATGCTTCTCTGGTTgctgaaatttccttttttaGATAATAAAAAAGGCAATTTTTTTCAACATATTAGCAACATCAGTAGCAGCTTTAAATGAAAGTTGTGTGTGATTAACTCATTATTTAATACCGTCCTTATGTTTGTGTGTCCTCATGTAAGGTAACAGAAATTATAGCCAAATGTATAAAACTAGGCATGAAATAATTATCTTTATAAGATAGAGCACAATGTGCAATCACTActttgaaaaaaaagaatatacatacCTGCTTTGAACATGTGGATCTAGCTCTTGATCTTTGCTGGAAAGTTACAGTTGTACTGTTAGTTAGGGTTAATTTTCTTActaaaaaataattaaggaatgtgAATAgcatatttgtattttttttttacaaagataTTTCATTTGTTTCTGTGGAGACAAACCTGTCAGGGAAGCTACAGCCTCAGTCATAGTAGTAATTTTGGTGTAGAATGATGCTGAGGATGCAGCTCCATGATGCTTTGTTACACATTATTTAACAAACCTGACTGTgattattttcatatataaacTTTTTTGTGCATACTACTTGGAAATTCACACAGAATGCAATGATTCCATGGCCTGTGCCTAGCTTGTTGCATCACTGGTGTAGTAATGGGATTGTCTTTTCTGGAAGGAGGTTCAGTTTGGTACAACTGAGACATTGCAGCCACAGAATCAAGAGTTTCGACATGAGGCAAAATGTTAACTACTGTGACGTCTTTGTTTTCAATTCAACACATGAATGTCCATGTTAGGAAATGTTGAGTGCGTCTGAGTCACAATCCGGGGTGTGTATCAAGCAGTATTGACTGAGTGGTAATCAGAAATACTTGGGGTTTGGGAATGCTGTGCAGAATATGACTAAGGGGTCCCAATACATTTTTTTCCTAACACTACTGGCCCAGTGGTGTGAAGTGGAAAGGAAGGCGCTTGGCCTCCACTGAGCCCATGTATTGGCGATGGTAGAAAACAGGGTTGTCTGAGTTATCCTCATTGTGTTCTTGCTTCACGTCTTCAGCTCCAGTTTCACCTTGATCCAAGCCTACTTTTGACATAGACATAATGTAGGAAACTTTGCCTTGCTTCATAAAAAAATTGTTAGGTTTTAGGGATGGGTGATGAACAGATCGAGTTTTAAAATGGCAAGCAAGGAACAGACTCCTAACTAACTCCTTGTGGATGGAAATCTGTAGCTTTGCAGAACTTGATACATACCAACTTTTCTTCCAATGCGTTCCTAATCTGTACCTCGGCCCTCCACACAAGGCTGCGAGGGGCTGGCGGTGCACTGTAGTTCCTCTTCTGAGGCTGGCTTAGACCTCCCTGTCCAGATGCTGGTtgaactttattttttattttattttttattttttttatttttatttttcagagAACTATCTTTAGGTCCTACCTCATTTCTTGCTGCTAATGTACAAGAAGCACCATCAGAAATAAGTGTAAATTTCCTCACCTCTTAGGGGGCTTTCACACTGAAATGGAGAAGTAAATTGTTCTGTGTATATAATCAAATTggttacatatttttattttactttaatattttctAATGCTCTTAATATGTACCTAAAATTATTTAAATAGGTTTAAGTTTTCAGGGCTATATTTATAACAGCTTGTTAGAAATATGCCCAGTTTTCCGTTACACTTCTTAAATTGGAAAATTGTTCCTTGGATTACTTGTCAAAAGTAATAATTTCCCAAGCGTTCATCAGCTGAACATAGGATTGTTAGTCTTCTCTACTGCTTTGGCAACCATTTACATACATGGAAATTCTTGAAACAATGTACAAAATCAACTTTTCAAGTGATATTTTGGTTCCTCTTTTGATATGTAGCATTGATTTGGATATTGTCAAGGTTCATAAGCTGTTGTTGACTATTAGGGAGGTGCATAGCATATGTTGTGGTCCATAACAAGTGTGGCCCATTGCTAATCAGTAAAGGCCAGAAGGTCGTTCTAATGAATGGTGGATGTTTTTATGTTGTTCATTAAGGACAGTGATGCTTTCAATTGGTTGGCTGCTTCACCTTTTCGGAATCAGATCATGAACAAAAGATGCAGTTTCCATACAACTTACAAAACTATTGACAGATTCTTGAAGGGCATTAAACACAACTTTAGATGAGAGTACACCTTCAGTTTTTATGGAAAGGGAtccattttattatttagaaGGAAGGAGATTGTTCTTCATTTGTAAAAATTAAAATTTGGTGTCTTTAAAGAGTAAACTGGATATAATTAGAAAAGGATATTGTGTTTTCATTTGTTGATTCATGCACTAGGCATCCTTGGCCTTGTGTCCCAGCCAAGGATACCAAGCAGGGGCGTCATGAGGGGCCACTACCAGGGGGCTGCGTCTCCTTGTCTCTAGATGCTGTCCCCCTCTCCTCCACACATGGCTATTTTTGTTATGCATGCATTTAATGTTTTCAACACAGGATATATTCTCAATCCATTTCTCTTTGCTTTTACTTTATCGGTTGTTTTTTTCAGCTCATTACAATCCTTCTGCTGTGTTTGCTGGGTCAGTGTTCCATGTTCTTCACTTCTTGTGTTGCCAGCCCACTGCCTGTTGttcacttcctccccttatcACTTGTTGGCTGGCTCACCTTATCTCCACCCTGTTAATGTTGTTGGTGGCCTGTTGCAGTCACACACTTTCCACCGTGGCCTGTTGATTGGCCATGTCACCCGGCATAGCACACACTCCCTTTTGTTTCCTCAGCAGTCTGGTGTGCTCCTGTCGCTGAATGTAGCTTACGGCGCCCCTGTTTTGGTTCTATTCACATCATTCATTATTCAACTCACTCACTGCCATATAAAGAAATTAGGAAAGTATGTATGTATCCAGTAAAAATCAAGGTGTTGCATCTATGTTGTTAGATAAAGATGTACAAGTTAAACTGTGTTGCAGGTTTATAGCATTGATGATGTAGAGAtccaggaggagagggagagagaggagagggaggctgaTCAGTCCATTGTGTTGTTTTAGTGTcactaaataaaacaaaaaatgtcTGAGGATATTTGAAATGTCACAAATTATTAAGTTTTCTGTCCAGGCACAATAAGGACAAATGGATCACTTCCCAGCCTCCCACACGAGGGGGCGGGCAGTGTGGTGTGTCTTGAGGTGCTGGCCAGCCTCTTgcttgttgttctctctctctccagggtcacAAACTGTGCATTGTAGTTGTTGAAATTATTCCTCTGCTGAGTTAATAATATGTGTTCTCTCATCTACCGGGTGCCTGGCGTGCACTGTCCCGGGATCTCAGTTTGGCAACGGCCCGAGGGGGTGAGGAGGACGGGAAGGTGTCTCGTGGAGGGTCAGGAGTGCGTTCTTAGCTTTTTGTACTTTGAATGTGCTTCTCACTAAAGGATATTGAAGGTTTATTGATTCCGGACAAAACCACCTTAGTTTTCCTTGGTCCTCCGACACACACTGTACATTTTGTAAAGTATGCTGTTTAGCATGAAGGGTCCAATGGCATAACAATTTTGTTGTTAACAATTAAGACTTGCCTATGGTACAACTGCAGCTTTTTCATGTGGCCTAAAATGCATATTTTCTCCCTTTGTCTAAGCTAAGAACAGCAATAAAACTAttcttttttgtattatttagttTTATGACCTACATGAAGGCGAATACTACTTTAGCTAAGATAATATAACAAGCACTAGGTAATAGATCGAAATTAGTTTGTATCACTATTAACTTACTGCTTTTGTGGCAAAGTAGCACATTTGTAACTAAATTGTCACTGAGGAGTCGTGCGGGCTAATCCTAGGAACGGGGGACGGGCAGCAAGTACAAGCCTCAGTACCGTAGTGTCATAATAGGGTAGAGGGTGACGGGGCAGcctgcacggtgttggggctgtgtggagaTTAAATGGAACACAAAACGGTACAATTCCTCGCATGAACCAAGGAAGAGgctagaaaatataaaaataaaggtGAATCGagcgggaaaataaacatgaaaattggAGTGCTTTAGTTCTTTCTcgtgataaaaaaaacaagataaatggagTAAAAATCAAAGTGTGTGAGTAAGCAGATTAGAGGAATGGGTAGATTCTTTTATTATTACCGCCAAGGAAGCAGTACAAGGGCGAAAAAGAAAGACCACAAAAAGCATGAACCTACGCAATGATTGAAAAGGATGaaggccacaagaagaagaagaagaaccatgTGTGTGCAAACAAATAATGGTGGTCGTGATCGGTGACAGGCAAGtgctcctttctttaccttcgtGCGGGGTGTGACACGAGGAGGATGACAGCCCGGGCACGCCATTGGGACGCAGGCCAGCTGATCAGGAGGAGCGGAAGGTATGTAATGAGCACTGTAAAATAAATACGAGTGCGGCGTGACTTGTAGTAGGCGGTGTTGCAGGAATTATCTCGCATGcgaaaaatagctcgcagagagaggtcAAACTTGCTtgctttttctatatttcactctgcTTTTGTTTGCTTGTCCTGTATCGGCTCCAGTACATGGCACAAGCATCAGAGTAACACTTTTAATCTAGAGAAGGCTCTACAAAAAAACGAATAGGGGAGATTTTAAGAAGAATTTTCActtgatgttcactcagttcttggtctgttggtctggtgtgttgttGTCTTGCCGGCAATATCAACCACCACAGGGATCACAAGTGGAGAAACTAGGACAAAAAACAAGTAAATTTATaggttttcctgctgtgtattcccctgTGAGCATGCGTAGTGGatagcagagcgacttatttctacgAGGAACTATTTCTCTCTACACCGTCTGCAGGACCCTCTAGCCATCCTGCGGGGTCCTGCCAAGCCGTCATTTTGCTGATTCATGGAAATTACCGATGTCAGGGTACGGGGGAGTTGCAATGATTTATGGCCCAAGTTTGTGTGGCTGATGGGGAAGAGGGGTACGTGGTGTTGGGGTGGCTCCAGGCCGGTGGGAAGAAGGCAACCACACCAAGACTCCAGCTCGGCCATGACACCGTTTATAGATGCGTTTGTAAGGTTCCACGCGTTCCTAGTACCCATCAGCACCTCAAGTGTAGAAGAAAACATCGTAATTCTGTCAAGGGCATGCGAGGTAGGGGTAGGCTTTTGGAGAGTGGGATGAAGGCAtgataccactaccaccaagacTCCAGCCCATGACACTGTTCTGGGACTCGTTTGTAAGGTTCCACGCGTTCCTAGTACCCATCAGCACCTCAAGTATAGAAGAAAACATCGTAATTCTGTccggggtggtggtgtggggtagGCTTTTGGAGAGTGGGAAGAAGGTAACCACACCAAGACTCCAGCTCGGCCATGACACCGTTTATAGATGCGTTTGTAAGGTTCCACGCATTCCTAGTACCCATCAGCACCTCAAGTGTAGAAGAAAACATCGTAATTCTGTccggggtggtggtgtggggtagGCTTTTGGAGAGTGGGAAGAAGGCAACCACTCCAAGACTCCAGCCCATGACACCGTTTATAGATGCGTTTGTAAGGTTCCACGCATTCCTAGTACCCATCAGCACCTCaagtggagaagaaaaacatCGCAATTCTATcaggggtggtggtgtggggtagGCTTTTGGAGAGTGGGAAGAAGGCAACCACACCAAGACTCCAGCTCGGCCATGACACCGTTTATAGATGCGTTTGTAAGGTTCCACGCGTTCCTAGTACCCATCAGCACCTCaagtggagaagaaaaacatCGTAATTCTATcaggggtggtggtgtggggtagGCTTTTGGAGAGTGGGAAGAAGGCATGAAACCACTACCACCAAGACTCCAGCCCATGACACTGTTCTGGGACTCGTTTGTTAGGCTCCACGCGCCCCCTGTACCCGTCTGCACCCCAAAGTTAGAAAAAATATCGAGGCTTTCAAGGCAAACAAAGATAGCGGACAAATATAATGGCCTTATACGGGGCTCGATCTTCTCTTCTGCGTCTTCTTCCCGTCTCTTATACTGGACCTAAAGGTTGATATTTCGGTCGCCCTCACTTTCGTTTGCCAGGATAAGCCGTGGGCCTTGTGGATGTTGTGGTGGGTTGCCCTCTTACTGGTGTAATCTGATTTATTTTTCAACAGCTTACCAACGTACGTGCATTGGTCACTATGAATGGAGCGCATATGGGACCCACTAGTGAACGCAGTAGCAACGATAGGTTATTTTGCTTTCTATCCGTTAGGTTTTCGTGAAGTTATAAAAGAGAAACGGATGGAACGGATTCCCCGAGAGTTTTGTAACTGCCCCAACAATAGCAACATTCGAAGTACGGCAGTATTATATGCCTTATTATTGTACAGTTTCTTTCCCTCAGAATTTCATACGGAGTAGCAATAGGATGCCTTTCGTGCCCCATGCCCACTTGTGTAAAGGCAAAAAGGTAATGTTGGGGGCATAGCTGCGAGTAGCCGAggcgctcatctccgtcgcactggctGGAGACTATAGGGGGTTAGAACtagggacacaggaccagtgtgataTCCGCGTTACCACCTGTGTAAAGATGTAACGAAAATCTAAAGATCATCCACTCCAGTTAATACATAAGGTGCCTAGTCTTTATGAGGCTGAGTGCGGTGCCTAGCTTTATGTGGGGAGTGGGGGAGAGTGGAAATTGTGGGACTTTGggaagtggatgagtggaagaaacTAGTAACTCCCGTAGCTGTTTGACTGAAAGTTTGTAAGTTATATTGATTCACGGATGGAAAGGATAGCTTACGATCCCTTGAGAGCTTGTTTAGTTGACGGGTTCTAGCTGACTGATATCACTGTAACTGGTGTCAAGGGGATGGCCTGTGAAGAGAGGGAGTCATCTGTACCATAACTTTAACTAAGCTATTCCAGTTTAATCTCAGCCAGTGTTCTCATTAATGCGTCCTTTGTAAGTTCACCTCTATATCAGTTCAGCTTAAGATTCATAGGTTAGACGGTACATAACTTCAGAAGCTGTCACGTAGCTACATGTCGACAGGACTGGGTGGCTGGCCCCTCGTATAGTCTCCCTACATCCTTGTGGTAGAAAGAACCCAGGATGAACATTACTGTAGTCCCATCTGGCGCATCGGTCAAATAAAATGCTCGAAATAGGCAACACCAGTGACATTGTAGCAGTAAACGTAGCGCCGCCTCAttgcgcctgtttgaaaagtctccCGTAAAAACTGAGATTTTCGATAGTGGACTGTTTTATactcctagtgatagttttacccgacttctgcatcttcaacggATAGATCACTCATGAAAACTCGGTTAATCCTTTCTCTGGTCTTGGAAAATTGTCATAatgggagcccgagacgtttaattaagaatatggaccagACTCACGCCCACTAAGTTATGAGAACGCTACCAAAACACTTTATGAAATCGCGTTGCAATTACCGAAGAAAAAGGTGACGCTCTTGTCGAGGTTTTCCTGTCATGATTATAAGAACTCAAGGGTGAAGGGGAACATAGCTGATGCAGGAATGGGCTGAGTGTTGGCTTATAAGTAGACAGGAGCGCAGGATAGTTATATAGTGATTGCAGTGAAGAGGTCGTGTTCGTCTTTCCTCTCCCCAGTAACATCTCTCCCTTTAAAATGACGGATTGTTTAGTTATTCATTTGAGAGTTTTCAGTATTCTTGGTGGCGTGcgagttgttgttgtcgtttgttgttgttgttgttgttggtggtggtggtggtggtgtatgggtGGGGGTGTTTCTTTTGTTgtgctgatgctggtggtgaCTTTTCCCTGTTgttgctcttctttctcctcctcctcctcctcctcctcctccccgctcaCGTATTCGTGTTTGCGTTATTTTCTTGTTGCTTCAGGGGAACGAGAATTGGAAAATGGCAGGGAAAGGGCGAGggcaggggagagaagaaggggaagggcggAAGAAGGGGAACGTCTCatgcatgcatatatatatatatatatatatatatatatatatatatatatatatatatatatatatatatatatatatatatatatatatatatatatatatatatatatatatgtactttaGCTTAaatattgaaatattttatggtgTCACAAATCTAAGTTCAGGTAATCTTCTCTGTTTTCTGGTTGGACTCGAGTACAAGCACAATACGCCTGTGCTGTGCTTGAAGCCAAGTACGTGTCTGCTTGCTAATTTTTTGAAGTATTGAATATTTTTGCAACGATATAATTTATACTTAATGACATGAATACCGTACGTGTGAAGCCTTGGGTCACTCCTCTGCCGCCCCCTTGCCCTGCCTCCCCTTGCCGCCCCCTTGCCCTGCCTCCCCCCTGCCGCTCTCCTCGCCCAGCTTCCCCCCTGCCGCCCCCTTGACCACCCTCCCCCCTGCCGCCACTGCCGCCCCTCGCCACACGCTCACAAGGCTCACCCTTCAAGTGCTGACACATTCTCGAGTACACGGGCCCGCCTCCCCGTACAAGCACAAGCACAAATAAAATTATCGACCCAGAGTCCAAGTACGCGTACGCTGAACTGCTTACTCAGCACGAGGTGCGTTTACTCGGACCCAACcgtgatacatacatacatacatacatatattcattcatacatacattcatgcatGCACGCATACATACATTACATGCATACATAAGTATAGTCGGCAAAAAAATGTATCGAACACCCATGAGTCGATTGAATATATTTTAAGCGAAATCTATAGACATGGTGATGTGTTAGGGAGGGTGGCAAGTGATCATAGTTAATTCCAGAGATATCTTGGTCCTTCCCTCGTTGCAGAGTCCAGGCgtagggaggaagaaatacaaacaaaggaagactgtcccagaatttaccagcgaaggggatgaaagagagaagatactGGCCAACCCTTACAGCGGGAAGTTCGGCATCACTGGGGCGAGCTTGAGTAGGAGGCCCTGTGCAGCAAGCAGTGAGGTCGTGCATGGGAGGGGCGGAGGAATGTCGTTATCAGGTTCGGACGAGCAGCGAACATGAAAATAGCGATGCAGGACGGCGAGGGAAGCAGCTTGAGGGGGGACTTGGCGAGGGTGAAGAAGGACAGGCGGGTGTTGGTTGGGATCCTGCTTTTGTTTAGTATCCATCCTTGTGCcgtgaaaaaaaatagagaaaaaaaatgaaagggatgatTTTGAGCGACTGGAAAAAGACGGTCAAGTGTtggttcttattgttttctttatttctttttgcgTTTTCGGttctctgtttgttttgtttgtatttaattttctacCTTTTAGTACTAccgtttctttctcttgtttattttctttctttttttcttccttgctttcgttcttttcctttgtttgggTTCTTGGTTCTGTTTCGTTTTTGTCCTGTCTTATGTGCC includes:
- the LOC126980907 gene encoding NAD-dependent protein deacetylase sirtuin-1-like yields the protein MADGTCGPGSAVPAKRPRLDFPDETSSQQYDGDFHCFAGTSELLSGGCSNATEFTLTSDSGFNELTPPQSLEDDIANPGTNSTQGDAACRLENHLNNDANDRLVVHDNSLSWPPEITNGTEEDDEEDEDEEDRQSVASTTSNLSGLSDISNFSGKEWKPCAGPMSWVQAQMLRGVNPRIILSRVLGATAKIPEGVNDVTLWRLIVNMLSEPPRREKLRHINTIEDVVRLMKSCRKIIVLTGAGVSVSCGIPDFRSRDGIYARLAVDFPDLPDPQAMFDIHYFRRDPRPFFKFAREIYPGQFTPSLCHRFIRLIEQHNKLLRNYTQNIDTLEQVAGIKNVIQCHGSFATATCQRCGCKVDADAIKDDIFSQRIPKCSQCDGMEEEAAPAPEVQNTTSEEVASTIPQQDPPDSSIHLMPHRPPDSPTYTPQPIMKPDIVFFGEGLPDEFHDKMAEDKDECDLLIVVGSSLKVRPVALIPSSLPSHVPQILINREPLRHLTFDVELLGDCDVIINELCHRLDNGWKDLCSQEPMNEIRELPPRPIPTSVNGGTGSPDGEDANSFPGPSMVAPQNAPHPRDESDIEALRACWAPKIRETVASRLPENMFLYTGTHKYIFPGAEVYYDPDDEYEETKSVSSDTDIDNIEVREDSQESFHSTHTNASTHHPRQDGEFSPTETPHLSPEDVDSLLSAADNGQSQEPVEDWTSLNASLDTSLDCDHTLTEFERDSAQHSEDSASHANESTSKRCSSPSDL